A region from the Sorex araneus isolate mSorAra2 chromosome 6, mSorAra2.pri, whole genome shotgun sequence genome encodes:
- the TTC38 gene encoding tetratricopeptide repeat protein 38 isoform X2, whose product MAVTAPLRDCQYVKWTNDKSLGGIEGCLSGLKAADPNFAMGHAIATGLVLIGTGSSVRLDRELALAVQAMVDTARGQALTPRERLHVSAVESFAKGNFPEACERWEQILRDHPTDMLALKFSHDAYFYLGQQQQMRDSVARVYPFWTADIPLSSYVKGIYSFGLMETNLYDQAEKLAKEALTLNPTDAWSVHTVAHIHEMRAEVQAGLGFMQRSEPHWKDSDMLACHNYWHWALYLIEEGEYEAALSIYDTHILPSLQGSGAMLDVVDSCSMLYRLQMEGVSVGERWQDVLPVTQKHTRDHVLLFNDAHFLMASLGAGDAGTTQELLATLREASKSPGENCQLRLARDVGLPLCQALVEAHSGHPDRVLELLLPIRYRIVEIGGSNAQRDVFNQLLIHAALNCREGAHRNVARSLLLERDALKPNSPLTERLLRRASAVHLLQ is encoded by the exons ATGGCCGTGACTGCGCCCCTGCGCGACTGCCAG TACGTGAAATGGACCAACGACAAGAGTCTCGGCGGCATCGAGGGCTGCCTGTCGGGGCTCAAGGCCGCGGACCCCAACTTCG CCATGGGCCACGCCATCGCCACGGGGCTCGTGCTGATTGGCACGGGCAGCTCCGTGCGGCTGGACAGAGAGCTGGCACTGGCCGTGCAGGCCATGGTGGACACAGCACGGGGCCAGGCGCTGACACCGCGGGAGCGACTGCACGTGTCTGCCGTGGAGAGCTTCGCCAAGGG GAACTTTCCGGAAGCGTGTGAGCGCTGGGAGCAGATTCTCCGGGACCACCCCACGGACATGCTGGCGCTGAAGTTCTCCCACGATGCCTACTTCTACCTGGGCCAGCAGCAGCAGATGCGCGACTCGGTGGCCCGCGTGTACCCCTTCTGGACGGCCGACATACCCCTGAGCAG CTACGTGAAAGGCATCTACTCCTTCGGGCTGATGGAGACCAACCTGTACGACCAGGCGGAGAAGCTCGCCAAGGAG gcgctGACTCTGAACCCCACAGACGCCTGGTCAGTGCACACGGTAGCCCACATCCACGAGATGAGAGCCGAGGTCCAGGCCGGCCTGGGCTTCATGCAGCGCTCGGAGCCACACTGGAAG GACTCGGACATGCTCGCCTGCCACAACTACTGGCACTGGGCCTTGTACCTGATTGAGGAG GGCGAGTATGAGGCGGCGCTGAGCATTTACGACACCCAT ATCCTCCCCAGCCTGCAGGGCAGCGGGGCCATGCTGGACGTCGTGGACAGCTGCTCCATGCTGTACCGGCTGCAGATGGAAG GGGTATCGGTGGGCGAGCGGTGGCAGGACGTCCTGCCCGTGACCCAGAAACACACCCGTGACCACGTCCTGCTGTTCAATGACGCGCACTTCCTGATGGCCTCGCTGGGCGCGGGGGACGCGGGGACCACGCAGGAGCTGCTGGCCACGCTGCGGGAGGCCAGCAA GTCCCCGGGGGAGAACTGTCAGCTGCGCCTGGCCCGTGACGTgggcctgcccctgtgccaggccctGGTGGAGGCCCATAGCGGCCACCCGGACCGCGTtctggagctgctgctgcccATCCGCTACCGCATCGTGGAGATCGGGGGCAGCAATGCCCAG AGAGACGTCTTCAATCAGCTGCTGATTCATGCGGCCCTAAACTGCAGGGAGGGTGCCCACCGGAACGTGGCCCG GAGTCTGCTCTTGGAGCGGGACGCCCTGAAGCCCAACTCGCCCCTGACCGAGCGGCTCCTGCGCAGGGCTTCGGCCGTCCACCTCCTGCAGTGA
- the TTC38 gene encoding tetratricopeptide repeat protein 38 isoform X1 — translation MAVTAPLRDCQAWKDAGLPLSTTSNEACKLFDATLTQYVKWTNDKSLGGIEGCLSGLKAADPNFAMGHAIATGLVLIGTGSSVRLDRELALAVQAMVDTARGQALTPRERLHVSAVESFAKGNFPEACERWEQILRDHPTDMLALKFSHDAYFYLGQQQQMRDSVARVYPFWTADIPLSSYVKGIYSFGLMETNLYDQAEKLAKEALTLNPTDAWSVHTVAHIHEMRAEVQAGLGFMQRSEPHWKDSDMLACHNYWHWALYLIEEGEYEAALSIYDTHILPSLQGSGAMLDVVDSCSMLYRLQMEGVSVGERWQDVLPVTQKHTRDHVLLFNDAHFLMASLGAGDAGTTQELLATLREASKSPGENCQLRLARDVGLPLCQALVEAHSGHPDRVLELLLPIRYRIVEIGGSNAQRDVFNQLLIHAALNCREGAHRNVARSLLLERDALKPNSPLTERLLRRASAVHLLQ, via the exons ATGGCCGTGACTGCGCCCCTGCGCGACTGCCAG GCGTGGAAGGACGCCGGCCTGCCCCTCTCCACCACCAGCAATGAGGCCTGCAAGCTGTTCGACGCCACGCTGACCCAG TACGTGAAATGGACCAACGACAAGAGTCTCGGCGGCATCGAGGGCTGCCTGTCGGGGCTCAAGGCCGCGGACCCCAACTTCG CCATGGGCCACGCCATCGCCACGGGGCTCGTGCTGATTGGCACGGGCAGCTCCGTGCGGCTGGACAGAGAGCTGGCACTGGCCGTGCAGGCCATGGTGGACACAGCACGGGGCCAGGCGCTGACACCGCGGGAGCGACTGCACGTGTCTGCCGTGGAGAGCTTCGCCAAGGG GAACTTTCCGGAAGCGTGTGAGCGCTGGGAGCAGATTCTCCGGGACCACCCCACGGACATGCTGGCGCTGAAGTTCTCCCACGATGCCTACTTCTACCTGGGCCAGCAGCAGCAGATGCGCGACTCGGTGGCCCGCGTGTACCCCTTCTGGACGGCCGACATACCCCTGAGCAG CTACGTGAAAGGCATCTACTCCTTCGGGCTGATGGAGACCAACCTGTACGACCAGGCGGAGAAGCTCGCCAAGGAG gcgctGACTCTGAACCCCACAGACGCCTGGTCAGTGCACACGGTAGCCCACATCCACGAGATGAGAGCCGAGGTCCAGGCCGGCCTGGGCTTCATGCAGCGCTCGGAGCCACACTGGAAG GACTCGGACATGCTCGCCTGCCACAACTACTGGCACTGGGCCTTGTACCTGATTGAGGAG GGCGAGTATGAGGCGGCGCTGAGCATTTACGACACCCAT ATCCTCCCCAGCCTGCAGGGCAGCGGGGCCATGCTGGACGTCGTGGACAGCTGCTCCATGCTGTACCGGCTGCAGATGGAAG GGGTATCGGTGGGCGAGCGGTGGCAGGACGTCCTGCCCGTGACCCAGAAACACACCCGTGACCACGTCCTGCTGTTCAATGACGCGCACTTCCTGATGGCCTCGCTGGGCGCGGGGGACGCGGGGACCACGCAGGAGCTGCTGGCCACGCTGCGGGAGGCCAGCAA GTCCCCGGGGGAGAACTGTCAGCTGCGCCTGGCCCGTGACGTgggcctgcccctgtgccaggccctGGTGGAGGCCCATAGCGGCCACCCGGACCGCGTtctggagctgctgctgcccATCCGCTACCGCATCGTGGAGATCGGGGGCAGCAATGCCCAG AGAGACGTCTTCAATCAGCTGCTGATTCATGCGGCCCTAAACTGCAGGGAGGGTGCCCACCGGAACGTGGCCCG GAGTCTGCTCTTGGAGCGGGACGCCCTGAAGCCCAACTCGCCCCTGACCGAGCGGCTCCTGCGCAGGGCTTCGGCCGTCCACCTCCTGCAGTGA
- the PKDREJ gene encoding polycystin family receptor for egg jelly, translated as MRPGPALLLLGLGLGLGLPPTPPPRRDPPPGPPARVPLEAEGAAPRRPVGARVPGPRAHPARAPSRAPPARASSRARPAARQRFRPCTVQNLRITSNRGPSPLVLNRKLNATLDGNVRVDCVQAQSRLGRWQVLALRSMGDPHHWRRSLKLNLVTGKEQWILHIPSNFLAPGLYVFNFSLSLLGARGELAKASDRFYITFTRSPLQAVLEGPRNLTMSFADPLVLNGSASSDPDADKNPFDGMQFSWYCSTDAAPLQGPPQLTGRDHLCLPEQASLLWPGPQGSVLALPPRTLRGGRTYFFKMVTRKASRMASAEKTVQVEPGPPPPTDIKCLENCGPVLMVSEAFSLCANCTQCAPRDEYTWSLESDAGEELLFDWEAHTTTGRAGACVSLKAFALQGLPEAGYRARVHLATWGGRDVRLAHAFAVNQPPQAGECHVRPAEGTSLLTHFVIQCLGFRDKDAPLTYRILVSDLRGFGTISSLGENTLGATLYLGNASSVATPFLPPGDPADRDALRLYAQVSDARGAFSQVAFWARVHAPTTSLSSAELLQQLDDLTTAPVLSAVALVSDQHVEVAGYLFYLAAAMLKDVRPGRGQQDARERLYELLVSKAALLPLDTVEQISQVLMLVTKLTEVAEDLPRALQVKALARIWQANEALQKHRGAEHFDTEQVEAMCTGVLTTLSNLLHQTSLHEVAEEPLYVLQDLVTTVLAGKVPGNETTALRSTSVNIYVRKTHKWNVSVICEEGPAGPACFQPTLHGAGVEGLPESSPVSVMFCMFAADPFPWLAEPALSAVRVAGFRVTGTGQNGDTVDVVPDVTDTFLLRTNLSDGLFPLTVGPEDQSEETGEPGRVTSGAFSFELGSTAQEVLVYILTEVTVLFTASLYAGRTVSEAALVATFLVPPDGPPVANQSDHFDPACAVTSVHVLCLSPSLLQLVAERSQEAPAWLAVVLRAPRFVTSPTSRLVNVSVLRLQCLDMAGDYGEWREHTCALGPHTTWARVHCVCAAHAGRARRQLGFLRDTGEQLKTHFLSSRVLVAPNYVDLRLEVIKTIPQNPVTLVTVVLIMVLYVAFAFWALHRDETDQFLRDHVIVLPDNDPYDNFCYLLTVFTGSRWGAGTRADVFVQLRGSEAASDVHCLSHPQVRALYRGSVNTFLLTTRADLGDLQSLRVWQNNEGRAPGWYLSRVKVESLFGRRIWLFMCRKWLSVDTSLDETFYPVPADRSLHRGDYFFIDCVHSLGADHAWFSVFSGMVGDGFNRLQRLSCCLAMLLASLLTNIMFFSLEPEDDEGPVTLKYVETVVVGLQSCLITLPVQLVIAALFTYSQRRPQAELEDVAPPAAPAPAQDGGHWEERLAAWYTEEADKAQRKALRKKQAQGKPGGAKSRRGRLLFQVPEARSPAQPHRDTPMSRSPRHRSTEFAHPDPGSHQEKPPLALGSVPPKPGPSRKKLRLVLPWWCVFVAWVLVFVVCSVSSAFVIFYGLTYGYEKSIEWLLASFCSFCQSVLLVQPLKIILISGYRANQPKYAKNLSWTSSYQYTQIHLRPRGLSPEETEALHRDIAALRRSRMYQPLTEDEVRIFRRKQRVRRRALLFLGSVLTHVLFLGLLLALAAALDHAETFEHNRFLLDRFSMGLGGVTRLHDVYQWLGRVPVPLFHNAQQPTFLPESSSKILGLPQVRQVRAEPGEKPCPPAQKLGPSQSRGRIRCHPEYGVDREDTRNYSRAWGEAYGKKAEGFLYKPPEARTAYTSFGALDAYGSGGYVFYFYPEEQHFNSTLRLAALQQGRWLDAHTWAVILELTTLSPDAGLLCSLSVLFEVSQEGAVSASLALHAFALAGLGRESAAEVCLYSALLLFFAAYVLDEAYAVGQEGAAYVRSVYNWLNLALKGLFAVGIVLFVWKHVLATRLTHACVSRPAAFLPFHAVAQLDHAMRVILGLLIFLSVLKSLRYTRAFYDVRLAQGAVQAAAPAIGHVALMVAVCFFAYVVLGYLVFGQHEWHYSSPAAAVQTILSYCVSAFRDTEFLGERALGLLFLASFLLVVISVLISLLRAVLLSAYAGMRQPVYEEPSDEAEAVTYLCRKLRAALAFVLCQPEPPPEPEPECLVGMVYGQPLRRGRQYLGLKTRNISGRRMVYLVV; from the exons ATGCGGCCTGGACCCGCGCTGCTGCTCCTGGGGCTGGGCCTTGGCCTGGGCCTCCCGCCCACGCCCCCGCCACGCCGCGACCCGCCGCCCGGACCCCCGGCCCGCGTCCCCCTGGAGGCCGAGggggccgcgccgcgccgcccggTGGGTGCCCGCGTCCCCGGCCCGCGCGCGCACCCAGCCCGTGCGCCCTcgcgcgcgcccccggcccgtGCGTCCTCGCGTgcgcgcccggccgcccgccAACGCTTTCGGCCGTGCACGGTCCAGAACCTGCGGATCACGTCGAACCGGGGCCCGTCCCCGCTGGTTCTGAACCGTAAGCTGAACGCGACCCTGGACGGGAACGTGCGCGTGGACTGTGTGCAGGCGCAGAGCAGACTGGGGAGGTGGCAGGTGCTGGCCCTGCGGTCCATGGGCGACCCCCACCACTGGCGCAGGTCCCTGAAGCTCAACCTGGTGACCGGCAAGGAGCAGTGGATCCTGCACATCCCCAGCAACTTCCTAGCTCCCGGCCTGTACGTCTTCAACTTCTCCCTCAGCCTCCTCGGCGCCCGCGGGGAGTTGGCGAAGGCCTCGGACCGCTTCTACATCACCTTCACCAGAAGCCCCCTGCAGGCTGTCCTCGAGGGGCCCCGGAACCTGACCATGAGCTTCGCCGACCCGCTGGTCCTGAATGGCTCGGCCTCCTCGGACCCCGACGCGGACAAGAACCCTTTCGACGGCATGCAGTTCTCGTGGTACTGCAGCACCGACGCCGCCCCCCTCCAGGGACCCCCGCAGCTCACAGGGAGGGACCACCTCTGTCTCCCGGAGCAGGCATCTCTGCTGTGGCCGGGCCCCCAGGGCTCGGTCCTGGCGCTCCCGCCCAGGACCCTCCGAGGCGGCCGCACGTACTTTTTCAAAATGGTCACCCGGAAGGCAAGCCGGATGGCGTCCGCTGAAAAAACGGTCCAGGTGgagcccggccccccgccgcccACGGACATCAAGTGCCTGGAAAACTGCGGCCCAGTGCTCATGGTCTCGGAGGCCTTCTCCCTGTGCGCCAACTGCACCCAGTGTGCCCCCCGCGACGAGTACACGTGGTCCCTGGAGTCGGACGCCGGGGAGGAGCTCCTGTTCGACTGGGAGGCGCACACCACcaccgggcgggcgggggcctgCGTGTCCCTGAAGGCCTTCGCGCTGCAGGGCCTCCCGGAGGCGGGCTACCGGGCGCGGGTGCACCTGGCGACGTGGGGGGGCCGGGACGTGCGCCTGGCGCACGCCTTCGCCGTGAACCAGCCCCCGCAGGCCGGGGAGTGCCACGTGCGGCCGGCGGAAGGCACCTCGCTGCTCACCCACTTTGTCATCCAGTGTCTGGGCTTCAGGGACAAGGACGCCCCGCTGACCTACAGGATCCTGGTCTCCGACCTGCGCGGGTTCGGCACCATCAGCTCGCTGGGGGAGAACACGCTGGGCGCCACCCTGTACCTGGGCAACGCGTCGAGCGTGGCCACGCCCTTCCTGCCCCCGGGGGACCCCGCCGACCGCGACGCCCTGAGGCTGTACGCGCAGGTGTCCGACGCCCGCGGGGCCTTCTCCCAGGTGGCCTTCTGGGCCAGGGTGCACGCGCCCACCACCTCCCTCTCATCGGCGGAGCTGCTGCAGCAGCTGGACGACCTGACCACGGCGCCCGTCCTGAGCGCCGTGGCCCTGGTGAGCGACCAGCACGTGGAGGTGGCGGGCTACCTCTTCTACCTGGCGGCGGCCATGCTCAAGGACGTGCGGCCAGGGCGGGGACAGCAGGACGCGCGGGAGAGGCTGTACGAGCTGCTGGTCTCCAAGGCCGCCCTGCTGCCCCTGGACACGGTGGAGCAGATCAGCCAGGTGCTCATGCTGGTCACCAAGCTGACCGAGGTGGCCGAGGACCTGCCCCGGGCCCTGCAGGTCAAGGCCCTGGCGAGGATCTGGCAGGCGAACGAGGCCCTGCAGAAGCACCGGGGGGCCGAGCACTTCGACACGGAGCAGGTGGAGGCCATGTGCACGGGCGTCCTCACCACCCTGTCCAACCTCCTGCACCAGACCAGCCTCCACGAGGTGGCCGAGGAGCCGCTGTACGTGCTGCAGGACCTCGTGACCACCGTCCTGGCCGGGAAGGTGCCGGGCAACGAGACCACCGCCCTGAGGAGCACCAGCGTCAACATCTACGTCAGGAAGACGCACAAGTGGAACGTCAGCGTCATCTGCGAGGagggcccggccggcccggcctGCTTCCAGCCCACGCTGCACGGGGCGGGCGTGGAGGGCCTGCCCGAGAGCTCCCCTGTCTCCGTCATGTTCTGCATGTTTGCCGCCGACCCCTTCCCCTGGCTCGCGGAGCCGGCGCTGAGCGCGGTCCGGGTGGCCGGCTTCCGCGTGACGGGGACGGGCCAGAATGGGGACACGGTGGACGTCGTCCCCGATGTGACGGACACTTTCCTGCTGCGGACAAACCTGAGCGACGGCCTCTTCCCCCTCACCGTGGGGCCCGAGGACCAGTCGGAGGAGACCGGGGAGCCGGGGCGGGTCACCTCGGGTGCCTTCAGCTTCGAGCTGGGCAGCACGGCCCAGGAGGTGCTGGTGTACATCCTGACGGAAGTCACGGTGCTGTTCACCGCGTCGCTGTACGCCGGCCGCACGGTCTCCGAGGCCGCTCTGGTGGCCACCTTCCTCGTGCCCCCCGACGGCCCCCCGGTGGCCAACCAGAGCGACCACTTCGACCCGGCCTGCGCGGTGACGTCGGTCCACGTACTCTGCCTGTCCCCGTCGTTGCTGCAGCTGGTGGCCGAGAGGAGCCAGGAGGCGCCGGCCTGGCTGGCCGTGGTGCTGCGGGCGCCGCGCTTCGTCACCAGCCCCACCAGCCGGCTCGTCAACGTCTCGGTGCTCCGCCTGCAGTGCCTGGACATGGCGGGCGACTACGGGGAGTGGCGGGAGCACACGTGCGCGCTGGGGCCGCACACCACGTGGGCGCGGGTTCACTGCGTCTGCGCGGCGCACGCGGGCCGCGCCCGGCGGCAGCTCGGCTTCCTCAGGGACACGGGCGAGCAGCTCAAGACCCACTTCCTGAGCTCCCGGGTGCTGGTGGCCCCCAACTACGTGGACCTCCGGCTGGAGGTCATCAAGACCATCCCGCAGAACCCCGTGACCCTCGTGACCGTCGTGCTCATCATGGTCCTCTACGTGGCCTTCGCCTTCTGGGCCCTGCACCGCGACGAGACGGACCAGTTCCTGCGGGACCATGTGATCGTGCTCCCCGACAACGACCCCTACGACAACTTCTGCTACCTGCTCACCGTCTTCACGGGCAGCCGCTGGGGCGCGGGCACCCGGGCGGACGTCTTCGTCCAGCTGCGGGGCTCGGAGGCGGCCAGCGACGTGCACTGCCTGAGCCACCCGCAGGTCCGGGCGCTCTACCGGGGCAGCGTCAACACCTTCCTGCTGACCACGCGGGCAGACCTGGGCGACCTGCAGTCCCTCCGCGTGTGGCAGAACAACGAGGGCCGGGCGCCCGGCTGGTACCTGAGCAGGGTCAAGGTCGAGAGCCTGTTCGGCCGGCGCATCTGGCTGTTCATGTGCCGGAAGTGGCTCTCGGTGGACACCTCCCTGGACGAGACCTTCTACCCCGTGCCCGCCGACCGCAGCCTGCACCGGGGCGACTACTTCTTCATCGACTGCGTCCACAGCCTGGGCGCCGACCACGCCTGGTTCTCCGTCTTCTCCGGCATGGTGGGCGACGGCTTCAACCGGCTGCAGCGGCTGTCCTGCTGCCTGGCCATGCTGCTCGCGTCCCTGCTCACCAACATCATGTTCTTCTCGCTCGAGCCCGAGGACGACGAGGGCCCGGTGACCCTCAAGTACGTGGAGACGGTGGTCGTCGGCTTGCAGAGCTGCCTCATCACCCTCCCGGTGCAGCTGGTCATCGCCGCCTTGTTCACGTATTCGCAGAGGCGGCCGCAGGCCGAGCTCGAGGACGTGGCCCCCCCGGCGGCCCCCGCGCCGGCCCAGGACGGGGGGCACTGGGAGGAGCGCCTGGCGGCCTGGTACACCGAGGAGGCGGACAAGGCTCAGAGGAAGGCGCTGCGGAAGAAGCAGGCCCAGGGCAAGCCGGGCGGGGCCAAGTCCAGGAGGGGCCGCCTGCTGTTCCAGGTGCCCGAGGCGCggagccccgcccagccccaccgGGACACGCCCATGTCTCggagcccc CGCCACCGGAGCACGGAATTTGCGCATCCGGACCCCGGGTCCCACCAGGAGAAGCCCCCGCTCGCCCTCGGGTCTGTGCCCCCGAAGCCGGGACCCTCCAGAAAGAAGCTCCGGCTCGTCCTGCCCTGGTGGTGCGTCTTCGTCGCCTGGGTCCTGGTGTTCGTCGTCTGCAGCGTCTCCTCGGCCTTCGTCATCTTCTACGGGCTGACGTATGGCTACGAGAAGTCCATCGAGTGGCTCCTGGCCTCCTTCTGCTCCTTCTGCCAGTCCGTGCTCCTGGTGCAGCCCCTGAAGATCATCCTCATCTCGGGCTACCGGGCCAACCAGCCCAAGTACGCCAAGAACCTCTCCTGGACCAGCAGCTACCAGTACACGCAGATCCACCTGCGGCCCCGCGGCCTGAGCCCCGAGGAGACCGAGGCCCTGCACCGGGACATCGCCGCCCTCCGCCGCTCCCGCATGTACCAGCCCCTCACCGAGGACGAGGTCCGCATCTTCCGGAGGAAACAGCGGGTGCGCAGGCGGGCGCTGCTCTTCCTGGGCTCCGTGCTCACGCACGTCCTCTTCCTGGgcctgctgctggccctggcGGCCGCGCTTGACCACGCCGAGACCTTCGAGCACAATCGCTTCCTCCTCGACCGCTTCTCGATGGGCCTGGGCGGCGTCACCCGGCTGCACGACGTCTACCAGTGGCTGGGCCGCGTGCCTGTGCCCCTCTTCCACAACGCCCAGCAGCCCACCTTCCTCCCCGAGAGCTCCTCCAAGATCCTGGGCCTCCCGCAGGTGAGGCAGGTGCGGGCCGAGCCCGGCGAGaagccctgcccgcccgcccagaAACTGGGCCCCAGCCAGAGCCGGGGGCGGATCCGCTGCCACCCCGAGTACGGGGTCGACCGCGAGGACACCAGGAACTACTCGAGAGCCTGGGGCGAGGCCTACGGCAAGAAAGCCGAAGGGTTCCTCTACAAGCCTCCGGAGGCGCGGACGGCCTACACGTCCTTCGGGGCCCTGGACGCCTACGGGTCTGGTGGCTACGTCTTCTACTTCTACCCCGAGGAGCAGCATTTCAACTCCACGCTGCGGCTCGCGGCCCTGCAGCAGGGCCGCTGGCTGGACGCGCACACATGGGCCGTGATCCTGGAGCTGACCACCCTCAGCCCAGACGCCGGGCTCCTCTGCAGCCTGTCCGTGCTGTTCGAGGTCTCGCAGGAGGGCGCGGTGagcgccagcctggccctgcacgCCTTCGCGCTGGCCGGCCTGGGCCGGGAGTCGGCGGCGGAGGTCTGCCTGTACTcggccctcctcctcttcttcgcGGCCTACGTGCTGGACGAGGCGTACgctgtggggcaggagggggccgcCTACGTGAGGAGCGTCTACAACTGGCTCAACCTGGCCCTCAAGGGCCTCTTCGCCGTGGGCATCGTGCTCTTCGTGTGGAAGCACGTCCTGGCTACGCGCCTGACCCACGCCTGCGTGTCCCGCCCGGCGGCCTTCCTGCCCTTCCACGCCGTGGCTCAGCTGGACCACGCCATGAGGGTCATCCTGGGCCTCCTGATCTTCCTGAGCGTCCTGAAGAGCCTCCGGTACACCCGCGCCTTCTACGACGTGCGCCTGGCTCAGGGGGCTGTGCAGGCGGCCGCGCCAGCCATCGGCCACGTGGCCCTGATGGTGGCCGTGTGCTTCTTCGCCTACGTGGTCTTGGGCTACCTGGTGTTCGGCCAGCACGAGTGGCACTACAGCAGCCCGGCGGCCGCGGTGCAGACCATCCTCTCGTACTGCGTCTCGGCCTTCCGGGACACGGAGTTCCTCGGCGAGCGGGCCCTGGGCCTGCTCTTCCTCGCCTCCTTCCTGCTGGTGGTGATCTCCGTGCTCATCAGCCTCCTCCGGGCCGTCCTGCTGTCGGCCTACGCGGGGATGAGGCAGCCCGTGTACGAGGAGCCGTCGGACGAGGCGGAGGCCGTGACCTACCTGTGCCGGAAGCTCCGGGCCGCGCTGGCCTTCGTGCTGTGCCAGCCGGAGCCCCCACCCGAGCCGGAGCCCGAGTGCCTGGTGGGCATGGTGTACGGGCAGCCGCTGAGGAGGGGCCGCCAGTACCTGGGGCTGAAGACGCGGAACATCAGCGGGAGGAGGATGGTCTACCTGGTGGTCTGa
- the CDPF1 gene encoding cysteine-rich DPF motif domain-containing protein 1, protein MACEAERGPLGMFECQLCALTAPYSYVGQKPPDTQSVVLLEESYVMKDPFSPDKQRFLVLGSRCSACSRLVCVGPGCSLFYCRRFCLPCVRDNLSAFPQEIRQDLDKRAAATKTPAGRPGAQP, encoded by the exons atggCATGTGAGGCAGAGCGAGGCCCCTTGGGGATGTTTGAGTGCCAGCTGTGTGCCCTCACCGCGCCCTACAGCTACGTGGGCCAGAAGCCCCCCGACACCCAGTCTGTCGT CCTGCTGGAGGAGAGCTACGTCATGAAGGACCCCTTCTCCCCGGACAAGCAGCGCTTCCTGGTGCTGGGCTCGCGGTGCAGCGCCTGTAGCCGGCTGGTGTGCGTGGGCCCG GGCTGCAGCTTGTTCTACTGCCGACGCTTCTGCCTGCCCTGCGTCCGAGACAACCTCAGCGCCTTCCCGCAGGAAATCCGGCAGGACCTGGACAAGAGGGCAGCCGCAACCAAGAcgccggccggccggcccgggGCCCAGCCGTGA